One window from the genome of Novipirellula caenicola encodes:
- a CDS encoding M6 family metalloprotease domain-containing protein, which produces MQRVIRSRLPEQNIPSRAAAPQGTVKNLVVLLRFKDHANRPLPTQAEYDQLFNAQSPVSGIAPTGSVKMFYNENSYGKMNLESTVIDWVTLPKTEAYYANGQSGLSSRTWEALRDGLKIISASGTVNFADFDNENGGSGDGWIDAITFVHSGYAAEFGGVAGGADKEDRIWSHRWAMSPWSDSASGVKVSDYNINPGIWSTSGNAIGRIGVICHELGHFFGLPDLYDYSGKGEGCGSWCLMANSWGFDGSQYRPPHMSAWCKVSLSWNTAQPISNAGTYKLKSTATPGATIYRIDYPGGSSNEYLLIENRQAVGAYESGIPAGAGGKGGLAIWHIDDSMPENDHPGFPGSPGFPGEHYKVGLIQADGLWELEKGLNRGNANDVFRKGNNDSLTDSTNPNSDSYTGIKLPPITNISDSSPEMSFQYGSENNAPDGGESTNTLLAGLLRTEVPTSNVVNFSDDGKAATIILDRLQSSSDRDSVDVQHATFVLPLKDASNASTVKIIIRGYFNTDDGSVGHVLLAASGTTALIDPKANPMSQSSKPLASNAQRAQHIARKANIASDRRDVNRKPSSEADLDFMYEMSTKINSEDRLPITIILRTERLKKDSVGALLSIDSIDLEIQP; this is translated from the coding sequence GTGCAACGCGTGATTCGCTCCCGGTTGCCGGAACAGAACATTCCCTCTCGTGCCGCCGCCCCTCAGGGAACGGTTAAAAACTTGGTTGTCTTGTTGCGATTTAAAGATCACGCAAACCGACCACTACCAACCCAGGCGGAGTACGACCAACTCTTCAATGCGCAGTCACCAGTATCCGGGATTGCTCCCACCGGCAGCGTCAAAATGTTTTATAACGAGAACTCGTATGGAAAAATGAATCTCGAGTCCACCGTGATTGACTGGGTGACGCTACCTAAAACGGAAGCCTATTACGCCAACGGACAAAGCGGGCTTTCTTCACGTACCTGGGAAGCACTCCGCGATGGACTTAAAATCATTAGTGCCAGCGGGACTGTCAATTTTGCTGACTTCGACAATGAAAATGGCGGTTCAGGCGATGGTTGGATCGATGCCATCACTTTCGTGCATTCCGGGTATGCCGCTGAGTTTGGCGGCGTTGCTGGAGGTGCCGACAAAGAAGATCGGATCTGGTCCCATCGCTGGGCGATGTCTCCCTGGAGCGATTCGGCATCGGGAGTAAAGGTTAGCGACTACAACATCAACCCAGGAATCTGGAGCACTAGTGGAAATGCGATTGGCCGAATCGGTGTCATCTGCCACGAACTCGGGCACTTCTTTGGTTTGCCCGATTTGTACGACTATAGCGGAAAAGGAGAGGGCTGTGGTTCTTGGTGCTTGATGGCAAACAGTTGGGGTTTTGACGGTAGCCAGTATCGTCCGCCACATATGTCGGCGTGGTGTAAAGTTTCGCTCAGTTGGAACACCGCGCAACCGATCTCCAATGCTGGCACATACAAGTTGAAATCCACGGCGACACCGGGAGCGACAATCTATCGAATTGATTACCCCGGTGGTTCCAGCAACGAGTATCTGCTTATCGAGAATCGGCAAGCAGTCGGTGCATACGAAAGCGGCATTCCAGCGGGAGCAGGGGGCAAGGGCGGCCTAGCAATCTGGCATATCGACGATTCAATGCCGGAAAATGACCACCCAGGATTCCCGGGTTCACCCGGCTTCCCCGGAGAACATTATAAAGTCGGACTGATTCAGGCGGATGGACTTTGGGAGTTGGAAAAAGGATTGAATCGTGGGAATGCGAACGATGTTTTCCGCAAGGGAAATAATGACTCGCTGACCGACTCGACCAATCCCAATTCAGATTCGTATACCGGGATTAAGCTCCCTCCAATTACCAATATTTCGGATTCCAGTCCCGAAATGTCATTTCAGTATGGGAGCGAAAATAACGCCCCCGATGGCGGCGAGAGCACCAATACATTGCTGGCTGGCCTATTGCGAACTGAAGTGCCAACCAGCAACGTCGTCAACTTCAGTGATGACGGAAAGGCAGCAACCATCATACTCGATCGGCTGCAGAGTTCTTCGGATAGAGATTCCGTCGACGTTCAACACGCGACGTTCGTACTTCCACTGAAAGACGCTTCGAACGCGTCAACTGTGAAGATTATCATTCGTGGCTATTTCAACACGGACGATGGTTCAGTCGGGCACGTACTGCTTGCCGCCAGTGGCACAACAGCGCTCATTGATCCGAAAGCCAATCCAATGTCGCAAAGTTCAAAACCACTAGCGTCAAATGCTCAACGTGCTCAGCACATCGCGAGAAAAGCGAACATCGCAAGCGATCGTCGCGACGTCAATCGGAAACCTTCGAGCGAGGCGGATCTCGACTTCATGTACGAGATGTCGACAAAGATCAACTCAGAAGATCGCCTACCCATCACTATCATATTGCGGACCGAGCGACTTAAAAAGGATTCCGTAGGCGCCCTACTCTCGATTGATTCGATCGATCTCGAGATCCAACCTTAA
- a CDS encoding S8 family serine peptidase yields the protein MPIVTYGTSNEEGFELTESNNLIAVRTRTHQSLRSKSTVADPVEENLEGCELVMQFPEAGVEVYRVPKGEKKPAMQGRKRALRQHEDVRFAGGVLIDKDAHEPVIYTENLFIKFTDDQQDSDCERIIRESNLIIKEKLGFAVNSYFVQATEGTGQRVFDMALELLARPEVEYCHPELIRPRARKTIGSQQWHLGPITLDGISISNHAHVLSAHEMTRGQDVTIAIIDDGFDIDHPEFSRPGKITAPFDAVTQSSDPRPKDPYLDTPDDHGTACAGVACASGVDGAIGVAPESQLMPIRLMANLGSMAEAKAFQWATDHGADVISCSRGPEDGPWYAPNDPRHDRVHRLPASTRMAIDYALSSGRGGIGTAVLFAAGNGNESVENDGYASYERVLAVAACNDRGTRSVYSDYGPSIWCCFPSSDFEFVEEQHPAPITPGIWTTDRSGSKGYNWGVSHAGDAAGNYTNSFGGTSSACPGVAGVVALMLSVNPDLTPIEIKDLLRRSCDRVDPEGGQYNADGHSESYGYGRVNARRAVEMAIPTVTPRLKVIRDVYVPIPDRGSANVKMDIEDAGIIESIDVLFEIEHSYVSDLVVSLKPPRGTGAKVVLHDREAVATAGIWRLCRMQATPGLSRYSGKKCHGTWTLEVEDQAARDVGTIIRFGLLITLQPSEQQSNGLARHSKRNGASMSRRPASFARFHRTNFTPRIQ from the coding sequence ATGCCAATCGTCACCTATGGAACAAGTAATGAAGAAGGTTTTGAACTAACGGAGAGCAACAATTTAATTGCAGTTCGCACGCGGACACATCAATCTCTGAGATCAAAATCCACCGTCGCTGATCCAGTGGAAGAGAATTTAGAAGGTTGTGAATTAGTGATGCAATTTCCCGAAGCGGGAGTCGAAGTCTACCGTGTCCCAAAGGGAGAGAAGAAACCAGCAATGCAGGGACGCAAACGAGCATTGCGGCAACACGAGGACGTTCGATTTGCAGGTGGAGTTCTGATTGACAAAGACGCCCACGAACCAGTGATCTACACAGAGAACCTGTTCATCAAGTTTACGGACGATCAACAAGACTCCGATTGTGAACGAATCATTCGCGAGTCCAATCTGATCATCAAAGAAAAACTCGGCTTTGCGGTCAACAGCTACTTCGTTCAAGCTACCGAGGGAACGGGGCAACGTGTCTTTGATATGGCACTCGAACTGTTGGCACGTCCCGAAGTAGAGTATTGCCACCCTGAACTAATCCGGCCAAGAGCAAGAAAAACGATTGGTTCGCAGCAATGGCACTTAGGGCCAATCACTCTCGACGGAATCTCGATTAGCAATCACGCACATGTGCTTAGTGCCCATGAGATGACTCGTGGCCAGGACGTGACGATCGCAATTATCGATGATGGGTTTGATATTGATCACCCCGAGTTCTCGCGGCCAGGCAAGATTACTGCCCCCTTTGATGCGGTGACCCAATCTTCGGATCCGCGTCCTAAAGACCCATACCTTGATACACCCGATGACCACGGAACGGCGTGTGCTGGTGTGGCATGTGCAAGCGGAGTCGATGGTGCAATTGGGGTAGCCCCTGAGTCCCAATTGATGCCGATTCGTTTGATGGCCAACCTCGGTTCGATGGCAGAAGCCAAAGCCTTTCAATGGGCGACCGACCATGGTGCAGACGTTATTTCGTGCAGTCGGGGCCCCGAAGACGGACCTTGGTACGCTCCCAATGACCCACGACACGACCGCGTTCACCGATTGCCCGCCAGCACCCGGATGGCTATCGACTATGCCTTGTCCAGTGGGCGTGGCGGCATCGGCACCGCCGTATTGTTCGCGGCTGGCAACGGAAACGAGAGCGTCGAAAACGATGGATATGCGAGCTACGAGAGAGTCCTCGCAGTCGCTGCGTGCAACGATCGTGGCACGCGGAGTGTCTACAGTGACTATGGTCCTTCAATTTGGTGCTGTTTTCCCAGCAGCGATTTTGAGTTCGTTGAAGAACAGCATCCGGCGCCGATTACTCCCGGAATCTGGACCACGGATCGATCCGGTAGCAAGGGCTATAACTGGGGCGTTAGTCACGCAGGCGATGCCGCCGGCAACTACACCAATTCGTTCGGCGGCACGTCCAGCGCATGCCCTGGAGTTGCTGGGGTTGTGGCATTGATGTTGTCGGTGAATCCCGATCTGACGCCGATCGAAATCAAGGATTTGTTACGTCGTTCCTGCGACCGAGTGGATCCCGAAGGCGGCCAGTACAATGCCGATGGACACAGCGAGTCTTATGGCTATGGACGAGTCAACGCCCGTCGAGCGGTCGAAATGGCAATCCCTACGGTGACACCTCGACTGAAAGTGATCCGCGACGTTTACGTCCCCATCCCTGATCGTGGATCCGCAAATGTCAAGATGGACATTGAAGACGCGGGAATCATCGAATCAATCGATGTGCTCTTTGAAATCGAACACAGCTACGTGAGTGATCTGGTTGTTTCTCTAAAACCGCCACGCGGGACTGGGGCAAAGGTTGTTTTACATGATCGCGAAGCAGTAGCGACCGCAGGAATCTGGAGGCTTTGTCGCATGCAAGCCACTCCTGGCTTGAGTCGCTACTCCGGCAAAAAGTGCCATGGCACGTGGACCCTGGAAGTCGAGGATCAAGCCGCTCGCGATGTAGGCACGATCATCCGCTTCGGCCTACTGATCACGCTTCAACCTTCGGAACAACAATCGAATGGGCTGGCACGACATTCAAAAAGGAATGGGGCAAGCATGTCGCGACGTCCCGCCTCTTTCGCTCGATTTCACCGAACGAACTTCACCCCAAGAATTCAATGA
- a CDS encoding DUF1304 domain-containing protein, which translates to MQTIAELAVGAVAAIQFLIAGIELFLWKNERVYTRLKSLNLSEDEAKKIAPIVANAGLYNAFIGAGLVWGLRSSECETSLKLFFLACVATAGIFGAATLSKNTLFLQTLPALVAGGLTWIAITT; encoded by the coding sequence ATGCAAACAATCGCTGAACTCGCCGTCGGTGCCGTCGCCGCGATCCAATTCCTGATCGCGGGGATCGAGTTATTTCTATGGAAGAACGAACGCGTTTACACGCGGTTAAAAAGCCTAAACCTCAGTGAAGACGAAGCGAAAAAGATCGCTCCGATTGTTGCAAACGCAGGCCTATATAACGCGTTCATTGGCGCTGGATTGGTATGGGGGCTCAGGAGTTCTGAATGTGAGACTTCTCTCAAACTATTTTTCCTAGCTTGCGTCGCGACTGCGGGAATCTTCGGAGCAGCAACCTTGAGTAAGAACACCTTGTTTTTGCAGACACTTCCAGCGCTGGTCGCGGGTGGTTTGACCTGGATCGCCATTACAACCTGA
- the recG gene encoding ATP-dependent DNA helicase RecG, which yields MDQEQTPPVTMTTPVRFLPGVGAFRAEKYAKLGLRTAQDVLFFFPRDYERPAPPRSVDKLREGEQASLIGTITDAELASRSPGKSVFGAIVENETGAVRILFFNQPYRADQIKFGQRVVISGVPKLSGLRMEFVHPQLTMLDEQDNYPEPKILATYALTEGVKQNELRHLVGNVLELLGDEIHEVMPERLRGDAADALRAAGIEIEGPLFDIQTAVRQLHQPDNEASLQAARLRLVFQELFVMQLALAMRRRKLTSDLQSPPLSPTSVIDSRILNRFPFELTNDQRQAIKEVSQDMACQFPMNRMLQGDVGSGKTVVAVYAMMLAVANGHQSVMMAPTEVLARQHYQTLCKILADSRVRIGLLCGSISRAERTATIKAVASGEIDLLVGTQALLYGDIQFSKLGLCVIDEQHKFGVGQRVTLRSGGVDPHYLVMSATPIPRSMAMTLFGDVELSTLREKPPGRADVNTYLAHDGWKDRWWAFVRDRLNEGRQAFVVAPRVVPSTKSEEEDADEDESEDVSSVQTVFDDLRKGVLSDFHIGLLHGRMTADEKMATMQEFAAGEIDVLVSTTVIEVGIDVPNATVMTILGAERFGLAQLHQLRGRVSRGSHVGHVCVFSDGDQPPSENERLSLFEKTNDGFELAEADFQLRGPGDLLGRRQSGMAPLRIADPRRDIEILRVARELAQTIIEEDPELDAEDFQDLKSQVMRRYGKRLNLGDVA from the coding sequence ATGGACCAAGAACAAACTCCGCCTGTCACGATGACGACGCCGGTCCGGTTTTTGCCGGGGGTGGGGGCGTTTCGTGCGGAAAAATACGCAAAGCTGGGGCTGCGGACGGCGCAAGATGTGTTGTTCTTCTTTCCTCGCGATTACGAACGGCCCGCTCCTCCTCGATCGGTCGACAAACTTCGTGAAGGCGAACAGGCTTCGCTGATTGGGACAATCACGGACGCGGAATTGGCTTCCCGGTCGCCGGGCAAGTCGGTGTTCGGAGCGATCGTTGAAAATGAAACGGGCGCCGTCCGCATCCTGTTCTTCAACCAACCCTATCGAGCGGACCAAATCAAATTTGGCCAACGTGTCGTGATCTCGGGCGTGCCGAAACTGAGTGGCCTGCGGATGGAGTTTGTGCATCCGCAGCTCACGATGCTGGATGAACAAGACAATTACCCCGAACCCAAAATCTTGGCGACCTACGCGTTGACCGAAGGCGTCAAACAGAACGAACTTCGCCACTTGGTCGGCAACGTGTTGGAGCTTCTTGGCGACGAAATTCACGAGGTGATGCCCGAGCGTCTACGCGGTGATGCTGCCGATGCGCTGCGAGCGGCTGGCATCGAAATCGAGGGGCCTCTGTTCGACATCCAAACCGCAGTTCGGCAATTGCACCAACCGGACAACGAAGCTTCGCTGCAGGCTGCGCGACTTCGTTTGGTGTTTCAAGAGTTGTTTGTGATGCAATTGGCTCTGGCGATGCGTCGACGCAAATTGACCAGTGATCTGCAATCACCACCGCTGTCGCCGACCTCCGTGATCGATTCGCGAATATTGAATCGGTTCCCCTTTGAGCTGACCAACGATCAACGCCAAGCGATCAAAGAAGTCAGCCAGGATATGGCGTGTCAGTTCCCGATGAACCGTATGCTGCAAGGAGACGTGGGCAGTGGCAAAACCGTGGTCGCGGTGTATGCCATGATGTTGGCGGTCGCCAATGGGCATCAATCCGTGATGATGGCTCCGACCGAAGTGCTGGCCCGACAACATTACCAGACCTTATGCAAGATCCTTGCCGACAGCCGCGTCCGTATCGGATTACTGTGTGGGTCGATCAGCCGTGCGGAGCGGACTGCGACGATCAAAGCGGTAGCCTCGGGCGAAATTGATCTTTTGGTCGGCACTCAAGCCCTGCTGTACGGCGACATTCAATTTAGCAAGCTGGGGTTATGCGTGATCGACGAACAACACAAGTTTGGTGTCGGTCAACGTGTGACGCTGCGAAGCGGCGGTGTGGATCCTCATTACTTGGTGATGTCCGCGACTCCGATTCCTCGTTCGATGGCGATGACGTTGTTTGGCGATGTGGAACTGAGCACGCTGCGAGAAAAACCACCCGGTCGAGCGGACGTCAATACGTATCTAGCGCACGATGGATGGAAGGATCGCTGGTGGGCGTTTGTCCGCGACCGATTGAACGAAGGACGACAGGCGTTTGTGGTGGCTCCGCGTGTGGTCCCGAGCACGAAGTCCGAGGAAGAGGATGCGGATGAAGACGAGAGCGAAGACGTTTCGTCGGTGCAAACGGTCTTTGATGATCTTCGCAAAGGTGTATTGTCCGATTTCCATATCGGATTGTTGCACGGCCGCATGACCGCAGATGAAAAGATGGCGACGATGCAGGAGTTTGCAGCGGGCGAGATCGATGTGTTGGTCAGCACGACAGTGATCGAAGTCGGGATCGATGTGCCCAATGCGACCGTGATGACAATCCTTGGTGCCGAGCGGTTTGGGCTGGCTCAATTGCACCAATTGCGAGGACGTGTATCACGCGGTTCGCATGTCGGGCACGTGTGCGTTTTTTCGGATGGAGACCAGCCACCGAGTGAGAACGAGCGGCTGAGTTTGTTTGAGAAAACGAACGATGGATTTGAACTTGCCGAAGCCGACTTTCAATTACGCGGACCCGGCGATCTGCTGGGGCGGAGACAGAGTGGGATGGCACCACTGCGAATCGCCGATCCGCGGCGCGATATCGAAATTCTGCGAGTCGCAAGGGAGCTGGCCCAGACGATCATCGAAGAGGACCCGGAACTCGACGCGGAGGATTTCCAGGATCTGAAATCGCAGGTGATGCGGCGGTACGGAAAACGGCTCAATCTTGGCGATGTGGCGTAG
- a CDS encoding lysylphosphatidylglycerol synthase transmembrane domain-containing protein, with protein MTWKKAATLALKFAIPVAIIAWLANHIDWAQLSAQPKDYRLLACALAVAMIGLSLSFARWCLLVRCQGIALSMVEAFRLGSIGFLLNFVSAGSVGGDLFKAIFLAKQRPGKRIEAVASVFVDRGVGLFGLLLLVAFGLMLVQPSQSTEIDREQMQQIKAATAILTTVGTVVLCGLVFGGKGVDRLVRWGSQLAIVGPVVAKIGPPLRMFHAHPIAFLVSIVMSLGVHASMILSMYLIACGLYSDPPTLIEHFVIVPIGMLAAAMPITPAGLGVYEATIEWLYRIVPANPTSASGTLVALVFEIVKVAMATIGTVFYWTSSEELRESVEEAEEAEDGDEHNDGDEPNDPAIEMKQA; from the coding sequence ATGACATGGAAAAAAGCCGCGACGCTCGCTCTAAAATTTGCCATTCCGGTGGCGATTATCGCTTGGCTGGCGAATCACATTGATTGGGCTCAGTTATCGGCTCAGCCCAAAGATTACCGATTGTTGGCCTGCGCGTTGGCGGTGGCGATGATCGGATTGAGCCTTTCGTTCGCACGTTGGTGCTTGCTGGTGCGTTGCCAAGGGATCGCACTGTCGATGGTCGAGGCGTTTCGGCTCGGCTCGATCGGATTTCTGCTGAATTTTGTTTCGGCGGGCAGCGTGGGCGGCGACCTGTTCAAGGCCATCTTTCTAGCGAAGCAGCGTCCCGGGAAGCGAATCGAAGCGGTCGCGTCGGTGTTTGTCGATCGCGGGGTTGGCTTGTTCGGGCTGCTGTTGCTTGTGGCGTTTGGGTTGATGTTGGTCCAGCCGAGTCAATCGACGGAGATTGATCGCGAGCAGATGCAGCAGATCAAGGCGGCCACCGCAATCCTGACGACCGTCGGCACGGTCGTGCTGTGCGGATTGGTCTTTGGCGGCAAAGGCGTCGACCGGTTGGTTCGCTGGGGCAGTCAGCTTGCGATCGTCGGCCCGGTGGTGGCCAAGATCGGACCTCCGCTGCGGATGTTTCATGCTCACCCGATCGCGTTCTTGGTCTCGATCGTGATGAGTTTGGGCGTCCACGCGTCGATGATCCTCAGCATGTATTTAATCGCATGCGGACTCTATTCGGATCCGCCGACCTTGATCGAGCACTTTGTGATCGTCCCAATTGGGATGCTAGCCGCGGCGATGCCGATCACGCCGGCGGGCTTGGGCGTCTACGAAGCGACCATCGAATGGCTGTACCGAATCGTGCCTGCCAACCCTACATCGGCATCGGGCACGCTGGTGGCACTGGTGTTTGAGATCGTCAAAGTCGCGATGGCTACGATTGGCACCGTCTTCTATTGGACCTCGAGCGAAGAGCTTCGTGAAAGTGTCGAAGAGGCTGAAGAAGCAGAAGACGGCGACGAGCACAACGACGGCGACGAACCCAATGACCCGGCGATCGAAATGAAGCAGGCTTGA
- a CDS encoding S46 family peptidase, whose translation MFLLTTSLSLPVASYGDEGMYLFNDLPVETLKQKHNFEPDSQWADHLRLSSVRFNSGGSGSFISSDGLVLTNHHVASDTLHKLSTPELNLIEDGYLAKTLDQELKAPDLELNQLVSIEDVTQRVNDAVKPGASSDDALKQRRGVISTIEEESFEKTGLRSDVVTLFGGAKYHLYRYKKYTDVRLVWAPETKAAFFGGDADNFEYPRYNLDATIMRVYEDGKPAKLDNFLRWSSEPLQEGELVFVSGNPGRTQRIFTVAALKFLRDDRLPYVLDFLRRKEILMQQFGLEGTEQARRARDELFGIQNARKAYTGMLAGLQDPQTFVTKQAREEKLLSELQDNQANKELAAAWTEIAEIQDDKREMLKQTVSLRSTLFDTAMQIVLLTAEDLKPNDQRLHEFTDASRDSKLQSLLSEAPIYEDLEQVKLTDELSRLTVLRGADDPLIQEILDGKGPRERAAALIEGTKLVDVAFRKQLIEAGNEAVEESNDPMIQLARKLEAEYRRIRERNEQIEERERQAYAQVTQAVTQIEGTGGYPDATFTLRLAFGTVKGYIEDGKHIDPTTNFAGAYQHAEAHKGQDDFDLPESWMNAKSEVDLQTQLNFVCTADIIGGNSGSPVVNRDGELVGLIFDGNIQSLTSDYLYSDEQARAVSVSGVGIIEALRSIYNAQSLADSIGK comes from the coding sequence ATGTTTTTGTTGACCACCTCACTTTCGCTGCCCGTCGCGTCGTATGGCGACGAAGGCATGTACTTGTTCAATGATTTGCCCGTTGAAACGCTGAAACAGAAACACAATTTTGAGCCCGATTCGCAATGGGCGGACCACCTTCGTTTGTCGTCGGTGCGATTCAACAGCGGAGGATCGGGATCGTTTATCTCAAGCGACGGCTTGGTGCTAACCAACCATCACGTCGCCAGTGATACGCTGCACAAACTTAGCACCCCTGAATTGAACCTGATCGAAGACGGCTATTTGGCCAAGACACTCGATCAAGAATTGAAGGCACCCGATCTGGAACTGAATCAACTGGTGTCGATCGAGGACGTGACCCAACGGGTCAACGATGCCGTCAAGCCCGGCGCATCCAGCGACGATGCTCTAAAACAACGACGTGGTGTGATCTCGACGATCGAAGAAGAATCGTTCGAAAAGACCGGATTGCGAAGTGACGTGGTGACGCTGTTTGGCGGAGCCAAGTACCACCTGTACCGCTACAAAAAATACACCGACGTTCGTCTCGTCTGGGCGCCGGAAACGAAAGCGGCCTTCTTTGGCGGCGACGCGGACAATTTTGAATACCCACGCTATAATCTCGACGCCACAATCATGCGGGTTTATGAGGACGGCAAACCTGCGAAACTCGACAACTTCTTGCGATGGAGCTCGGAACCACTGCAAGAGGGCGAGCTGGTTTTCGTCAGCGGCAATCCGGGACGCACGCAGCGTATTTTCACGGTCGCAGCTCTCAAATTCCTGCGTGACGACCGATTACCCTACGTGCTCGATTTCCTTCGCCGCAAAGAAATTCTAATGCAGCAGTTTGGGCTCGAAGGCACCGAACAGGCTCGCCGTGCACGCGATGAATTGTTTGGGATCCAAAACGCTCGCAAAGCCTACACCGGGATGTTGGCAGGCCTACAAGATCCGCAAACCTTTGTTACCAAACAGGCCCGCGAAGAAAAACTGCTAAGTGAACTGCAAGACAACCAGGCCAACAAAGAACTGGCGGCAGCGTGGACGGAAATTGCAGAGATCCAAGACGACAAACGTGAAATGCTGAAGCAAACCGTCAGCCTGCGAAGCACGCTGTTTGACACGGCAATGCAGATCGTGTTGCTCACCGCCGAAGACCTCAAACCCAATGATCAACGGCTACATGAATTCACCGACGCATCGCGGGACTCAAAGCTGCAATCGCTGCTGAGCGAGGCCCCCATCTACGAAGACCTCGAACAAGTCAAACTGACCGACGAGCTTTCACGTTTGACCGTTCTGCGTGGCGCCGATGATCCGTTGATCCAAGAAATCCTGGACGGCAAAGGACCTCGTGAACGCGCTGCTGCACTTATCGAAGGCACGAAGCTTGTTGACGTCGCGTTTCGTAAACAATTGATCGAAGCAGGGAACGAGGCTGTCGAAGAGTCAAACGATCCGATGATTCAATTGGCAAGAAAGCTCGAAGCGGAATATCGCCGCATTCGTGAACGCAACGAACAAATCGAAGAGCGAGAACGCCAAGCCTATGCGCAAGTGACCCAGGCGGTCACGCAAATTGAAGGGACCGGCGGCTACCCCGACGCAACCTTCACGCTGCGTTTGGCATTCGGGACGGTCAAAGGCTACATCGAAGATGGCAAACACATCGATCCAACCACCAATTTCGCCGGAGCCTACCAACATGCCGAAGCTCACAAAGGGCAGGACGATTTCGATCTTCCCGAATCATGGATGAACGCCAAGAGCGAGGTTGACTTGCAGACACAGCTGAACTTTGTTTGCACCGCCGACATCATTGGCGGCAATAGTGGTTCACCGGTTGTCAACCGCGATGGCGAACTGGTGGGCTTGATCTTTGACGGCAATATCCAAAGTTTGACCAGCGATTATCTCTACAGCGACGAACAGGCACGAGCGGTGAGTGTTTCGGGAGTGGGGATTATCGAAGCCTTGCGTTCGATCTACAACGCCCAGTCGCTGGCCGATTCGATCGGCAAATAG